Proteins found in one Elephas maximus indicus isolate mEleMax1 chromosome 11, mEleMax1 primary haplotype, whole genome shotgun sequence genomic segment:
- the PLEKHA4 gene encoding pleckstrin homology domain-containing family A member 4 isoform X1 encodes MEEGRPRSSLSLASSASTISSLSSLSTKKSTRAVSKVHTFGKRDNALRRDPNLPVHIRGWLHKQDSAGLRLWKRRWFVLSGHCLFYYKDSREESVLGSVLLPSYSIRPDGPGTPRGRRFTFTAEHPGMRTYVLAADTLEDLRGWLRALGRASRAEGDDFGRPRSPARPQPGEGPGGPGGPPEMSRREEGRSPESPEVARLSGRRGGSRLLTPSPTADFQPGPRIQRARSPDLFTPLSRPPSPLSLPRPRSAPVRRPPLSSGDAEPLARPHTPLSRIDVRPPLDWGPQRRTLSRPPTPRRGPPSEAGAGRRPRSPQHWSQEPRTQVNREVPSGSSTYLQLPPRPLGTRASMVSLPGPPLDSAFHQSLETDTLLTKLCGQDRLLRRLQEEIDQRQEEKEQLEAALELTRQQLSQATREAGAPGRAWGRQRLLQDRLVSVRATLCHLAQERERVRDTYSGLEQELGTLRETLEYLLHLGSPQDRTSAQQQLWMVEDTLAGLGGPQKPPPHTEPGSPSSMLQGEESSERESLPESLELSSPRFPESDWGRPPGGDRELASPSSGVGSPRVSRASSPEGHRPSSPQLGTKAPLPRPRMSAQEQLERMRRHQEGGRSLPHSTTPRLLTLGRTLSPARRQPDLEQRFFQRHVFGTTTPRRTRAALRSSLYWLIAHTLPTPAVPPTFLRSSPRNTRPYLPTSDGHRERVLSLSQALATEASQWHRMMTGGNLDARGDPLSPAPPPPSDPTPRVTFPPRSPPVANSRTAMPSSPGSGRSVGPAPWESTWQSGIAPPALTSAEGAWPLRVTLLQSSF; translated from the exons ATGGAGGAGGGCAGACCCCGGAGCAGCCTCAGCCTGGCCAGCAGTGCCTCCACCATCTCCTCACTCAGCAGCCTGAGTACCAAG aAGTCCACCCGGGCAGTCAGCAAGGTCCACACTTTCGGGAAGAGGGACAATGCTCTCCGAAGGGATCCCAACCTCCCCGTGCACATCCGAGGCTGGCTTCATAAGCAG GACAGCGCCGGACTCCGGCTCTGGAAACGCCGCTGGTTCGTCCTCTCTGGCCATTGCCTCTTCTATTACAAGG ACAGCCGAGAGGAGAGTGTCCTGGGCAGCGTCCTACTCCCCAGCTACAGTATCAGGCCAGATGGGCCGGGAACCCCCCGAGGGCGGCGCTTCACCTTCACC GCGGAGCACCCGGGCATGAGAACTTACGTCCTGGCGGCTGACACACTAGAGGACCTGCGAGGCTGGCTCCGGGCGCTGGGCCGCGCCTCCCGCGCAGAGGGTGATGATTT TGGGCGGCCCAGGTCACCCGCACGTCCCCAGCCTGGGGAGGGCCCTGGCGGCCCCGGCGGTCCCCCGGAGATGAGCAGAAGGGAAGAGGGACGCAGTCCAGAATCCCCGGAGGTGGCGCGGCTCTCTGGAAGGCGAGGCGGATCCAGGCTGCTCACTCCAAGCCCCACAGCAGACTTCCAGCCTGGACCCCGGATTCAGAGGGCGAGGAGTCCaga CCTGTTCACACCCCTCTCTCGCCCTCCTTCACCTCTGAGCCTCCCGCGGCCCCGTTCTGCTCCTGTGCGCCGACCCCCTCTCTCCTCAGGAGACGCAGAACCCCTTGCCCGTCCCCATACCCCCTTGAGTCGCATCGATGTCCGGCCTCCCCTGGATTGGGGGCCCCAGCGTCGGACCCTCTCCCGGCCCCCCACTCCCCGCCGAGGACCCCCTTCTGAGGCTGGGGCAGGCAGGCGCCCCAGGAGCCCCCAGCACTGGAGTCAGGAGCCCAGAACACAGGTCAACAGAGAG GTCCCCTCTGGCTCCTCCACATATCTCCAGCTCCCCCCAAGGCCCCTTGGAACCCGGGCCTCCATGGTTTCATTG CCGGGGCCCCCCCTGGACTCAGCCTTCCACCAAAGCTTGGAGACGGAT ACTCTGTTGACCAAGTTGTGTGGGCAGGACCGGCtcctaagaagacttcaggaggagATAGaccagaggcaggaggagaag GAGCAGCTAGAAGCTGCTCTGGAGCTGACCCGGCAGCAGTTAAGCCAAGCAACCAGGGAGGCTGGGGCTCCTGGGAGGGCCTGGGGGCGCCAGCGCCTCCTGCAGGACCGCCTGGTTAGCGTGAGGGCCACTCTTTGTCACTTGGCTCAG GAGCGGGAGCGGGTTCGGGACACGTACAGCGGCCTGGAGCAGGAGCTGGGCACCTTGCGAGAGACTCTGGAGTACCTGCTGCACCTTGGCTCTCCCCAG GACAGAACATCTGCTCAACAGCAGCTGTGGATGGTGGAAGACACACTGGCAGGTCTGGGGGGGCCCCAGAAACCACCCCCCCACACTGAGCCTGGCTCCCCATCCTCTATGCTCCAAGGCGAGGAATCTTCAGAGAGAGAG AGTCTGCCTGAGTCCTTGGAGCTGAGCTCTCCCCGGTTCCCTGAGTCTGACTGGGGGCGGCCCCCTGGGGGTGACAGAGAGCTCGCCAGTCCCTCCTCGG GTGTCGGGTCTCCAAGGGTCTCCCGGGCTTCTAGTCCTGAGGGTCACCGCCCCTCTTCCCCACAGCTGGGAACCAAG GCCCCCCTGCCCCGGCCCCGGATGAGTGCCCAGGAGCAGTTGGAGCGCATGCGCAGACACCAGGAGGGTGGACGGTCCCTCCCTCACTCCACCACTCCCAGGCTTCTTACTCTGGGGAGGACACTGTCCCCAGCCAGACGCCAGCCTGACCTAGAGCAACGG TTTTTTCAGAGACACGTGTTTGGGACTACGACTCCCAGAAGGACTCGCGCCGCACTGCGGTCCTCACTATACTGGCTAATTGCACATACTCTCCCCACCCCCGCCGTCCCCCCAACTTTCCTTCGGTCTAGCCCGAGGAACACCAGGCCTTACTTGCCGACATCCGACGGTCACCGGGAGAGGGTCCTCAGCCTCTCCCAGGCCCTGGCCACTGAGGCGTCGCAGTGGCACAGAATGATGacag GTGGAAATTTGGACGCCCGGGGAGATCCTCTTTCCCCTGCGCCTCCGCCTCCGTCAGACCCCACACCCCGGGTTACCTTTCCCCCAAGATCTCCTCCCGTGGCTAATTCCCGCACCGCGATGCCCTCAAGCCCGGGTAGCGGGCGTAGCGTGGGCCCCGCCCCTTGGGAGTCCACGTGGCAGTCTGGTATTGCCCCTCCCGCCCTGACCTCGGCCGAGGGGGCGTGGCCTCTGAGAGTCACTCTGCTGCAGTCCAGCTTCTGA
- the PLEKHA4 gene encoding pleckstrin homology domain-containing family A member 4 isoform X2 — MEEGRPRSSLSLASSASTISSLSSLSTKKSTRAVSKVHTFGKRDNALRRDPNLPVHIRGWLHKQDSAGLRLWKRRWFVLSGHCLFYYKDSREESVLGSVLLPSYSIRPDGPGTPRGRRFTFTAEHPGMRTYVLAADTLEDLRGWLRALGRASRAEGDDFGRPRSPARPQPGEGPGGPGGPPEMSRREEGRSPESPEVARLSGRRGGSRLLTPSPTADFQPGPRIQRARSPDLFTPLSRPPSPLSLPRPRSAPVRRPPLSSGDAEPLARPHTPLSRIDVRPPLDWGPQRRTLSRPPTPRRGPPSEAGAGRRPRSPQHWSQEPRTQVNREVPSGSSTYLQLPPRPLGTRASMVSLPGPPLDSAFHQSLETDTLLTKLCGQDRLLRRLQEEIDQRQEEKEQLEAALELTRQQLSQATREAGAPGRAWGRQRLLQDRLVSVRATLCHLAQERERVRDTYSGLEQELGTLRETLEYLLHLGSPQDRTSAQQQLWMVEDTLAGLGGPQKPPPHTEPGSPSSMLQGEESSERESLPESLELSSPRFPESDWGRPPGGDRELASPSSGVGSPRVSRASSPEGHRPSSPQLGTKAPLPRPRMSAQEQLERMRRHQEGGRSLPHSTTPRLLTLGRTLSPARRQPDLEQRPAVDSLGHSGAPKWLRSSGSWSSPRNTRPYLPTSDGHRERVLSLSQALATEASQWHRMMTGGNLDARGDPLSPAPPPPSDPTPRVTFPPRSPPVANSRTAMPSSPGSGRSVGPAPWESTWQSGIAPPALTSAEGAWPLRVTLLQSSF, encoded by the exons ATGGAGGAGGGCAGACCCCGGAGCAGCCTCAGCCTGGCCAGCAGTGCCTCCACCATCTCCTCACTCAGCAGCCTGAGTACCAAG aAGTCCACCCGGGCAGTCAGCAAGGTCCACACTTTCGGGAAGAGGGACAATGCTCTCCGAAGGGATCCCAACCTCCCCGTGCACATCCGAGGCTGGCTTCATAAGCAG GACAGCGCCGGACTCCGGCTCTGGAAACGCCGCTGGTTCGTCCTCTCTGGCCATTGCCTCTTCTATTACAAGG ACAGCCGAGAGGAGAGTGTCCTGGGCAGCGTCCTACTCCCCAGCTACAGTATCAGGCCAGATGGGCCGGGAACCCCCCGAGGGCGGCGCTTCACCTTCACC GCGGAGCACCCGGGCATGAGAACTTACGTCCTGGCGGCTGACACACTAGAGGACCTGCGAGGCTGGCTCCGGGCGCTGGGCCGCGCCTCCCGCGCAGAGGGTGATGATTT TGGGCGGCCCAGGTCACCCGCACGTCCCCAGCCTGGGGAGGGCCCTGGCGGCCCCGGCGGTCCCCCGGAGATGAGCAGAAGGGAAGAGGGACGCAGTCCAGAATCCCCGGAGGTGGCGCGGCTCTCTGGAAGGCGAGGCGGATCCAGGCTGCTCACTCCAAGCCCCACAGCAGACTTCCAGCCTGGACCCCGGATTCAGAGGGCGAGGAGTCCaga CCTGTTCACACCCCTCTCTCGCCCTCCTTCACCTCTGAGCCTCCCGCGGCCCCGTTCTGCTCCTGTGCGCCGACCCCCTCTCTCCTCAGGAGACGCAGAACCCCTTGCCCGTCCCCATACCCCCTTGAGTCGCATCGATGTCCGGCCTCCCCTGGATTGGGGGCCCCAGCGTCGGACCCTCTCCCGGCCCCCCACTCCCCGCCGAGGACCCCCTTCTGAGGCTGGGGCAGGCAGGCGCCCCAGGAGCCCCCAGCACTGGAGTCAGGAGCCCAGAACACAGGTCAACAGAGAG GTCCCCTCTGGCTCCTCCACATATCTCCAGCTCCCCCCAAGGCCCCTTGGAACCCGGGCCTCCATGGTTTCATTG CCGGGGCCCCCCCTGGACTCAGCCTTCCACCAAAGCTTGGAGACGGAT ACTCTGTTGACCAAGTTGTGTGGGCAGGACCGGCtcctaagaagacttcaggaggagATAGaccagaggcaggaggagaag GAGCAGCTAGAAGCTGCTCTGGAGCTGACCCGGCAGCAGTTAAGCCAAGCAACCAGGGAGGCTGGGGCTCCTGGGAGGGCCTGGGGGCGCCAGCGCCTCCTGCAGGACCGCCTGGTTAGCGTGAGGGCCACTCTTTGTCACTTGGCTCAG GAGCGGGAGCGGGTTCGGGACACGTACAGCGGCCTGGAGCAGGAGCTGGGCACCTTGCGAGAGACTCTGGAGTACCTGCTGCACCTTGGCTCTCCCCAG GACAGAACATCTGCTCAACAGCAGCTGTGGATGGTGGAAGACACACTGGCAGGTCTGGGGGGGCCCCAGAAACCACCCCCCCACACTGAGCCTGGCTCCCCATCCTCTATGCTCCAAGGCGAGGAATCTTCAGAGAGAGAG AGTCTGCCTGAGTCCTTGGAGCTGAGCTCTCCCCGGTTCCCTGAGTCTGACTGGGGGCGGCCCCCTGGGGGTGACAGAGAGCTCGCCAGTCCCTCCTCGG GTGTCGGGTCTCCAAGGGTCTCCCGGGCTTCTAGTCCTGAGGGTCACCGCCCCTCTTCCCCACAGCTGGGAACCAAG GCCCCCCTGCCCCGGCCCCGGATGAGTGCCCAGGAGCAGTTGGAGCGCATGCGCAGACACCAGGAGGGTGGACGGTCCCTCCCTCACTCCACCACTCCCAGGCTTCTTACTCTGGGGAGGACACTGTCCCCAGCCAGACGCCAGCCTGACCTAGAGCAACGG CCTGCCGTAGACTCCTTGGGACACTCGGGAGCCCCGAAATGGCTCAGAAGCTCCGGGTCCTGGAGTAG CCCGAGGAACACCAGGCCTTACTTGCCGACATCCGACGGTCACCGGGAGAGGGTCCTCAGCCTCTCCCAGGCCCTGGCCACTGAGGCGTCGCAGTGGCACAGAATGATGacag GTGGAAATTTGGACGCCCGGGGAGATCCTCTTTCCCCTGCGCCTCCGCCTCCGTCAGACCCCACACCCCGGGTTACCTTTCCCCCAAGATCTCCTCCCGTGGCTAATTCCCGCACCGCGATGCCCTCAAGCCCGGGTAGCGGGCGTAGCGTGGGCCCCGCCCCTTGGGAGTCCACGTGGCAGTCTGGTATTGCCCCTCCCGCCCTGACCTCGGCCGAGGGGGCGTGGCCTCTGAGAGTCACTCTGCTGCAGTCCAGCTTCTGA
- the PLEKHA4 gene encoding pleckstrin homology domain-containing family A member 4 isoform X4 has translation MEEGRPRSSLSLASSASTISSLSSLSTKKSTRAVSKVHTFGKRDNALRRDPNLPVHIRGWLHKQDSAGLRLWKRRWFVLSGHCLFYYKDSREESVLGSVLLPSYSIRPDGPGTPRGRRFTFTAEHPGMRTYVLAADTLEDLRGWLRALGRASRAEGDDFGRPRSPARPQPGEGPGGPGGPPEMSRREEGRSPESPEVARLSGRRGGSRLLTPSPTADFQPGPRIQRARSPDLFTPLSRPPSPLSLPRPRSAPVRRPPLSSGDAEPLARPHTPLSRIDVRPPLDWGPQRRTLSRPPTPRRGPPSEAGAGRRPRSPQHWSQEPRTQVNREVPSGSSTYLQLPPRPLGTRASMVSLPGPPLDSAFHQSLETDTLLTKLCGQDRLLRRLQEEIDQRQEEKEQLEAALELTRQQLSQATREAGAPGRAWGRQRLLQDRLVSVRATLCHLAQERERVRDTYSGLEQELGTLRETLEYLLHLGSPQDRTSAQQQLWMVEDTLAGLGGPQKPPPHTEPGSPSSMLQGEESSERESLPESLELSSPRFPESDWGRPPGGDRELASPSSGVGSPRVSRASSPEGHRPSSPQLGTKPAVDSLGHSGAPKWLRSSGSWSSPRNTRPYLPTSDGHRERVLSLSQALATEASQWHRMMTGGNLDARGDPLSPAPPPPSDPTPRVTFPPRSPPVANSRTAMPSSPGSGRSVGPAPWESTWQSGIAPPALTSAEGAWPLRVTLLQSSF, from the exons ATGGAGGAGGGCAGACCCCGGAGCAGCCTCAGCCTGGCCAGCAGTGCCTCCACCATCTCCTCACTCAGCAGCCTGAGTACCAAG aAGTCCACCCGGGCAGTCAGCAAGGTCCACACTTTCGGGAAGAGGGACAATGCTCTCCGAAGGGATCCCAACCTCCCCGTGCACATCCGAGGCTGGCTTCATAAGCAG GACAGCGCCGGACTCCGGCTCTGGAAACGCCGCTGGTTCGTCCTCTCTGGCCATTGCCTCTTCTATTACAAGG ACAGCCGAGAGGAGAGTGTCCTGGGCAGCGTCCTACTCCCCAGCTACAGTATCAGGCCAGATGGGCCGGGAACCCCCCGAGGGCGGCGCTTCACCTTCACC GCGGAGCACCCGGGCATGAGAACTTACGTCCTGGCGGCTGACACACTAGAGGACCTGCGAGGCTGGCTCCGGGCGCTGGGCCGCGCCTCCCGCGCAGAGGGTGATGATTT TGGGCGGCCCAGGTCACCCGCACGTCCCCAGCCTGGGGAGGGCCCTGGCGGCCCCGGCGGTCCCCCGGAGATGAGCAGAAGGGAAGAGGGACGCAGTCCAGAATCCCCGGAGGTGGCGCGGCTCTCTGGAAGGCGAGGCGGATCCAGGCTGCTCACTCCAAGCCCCACAGCAGACTTCCAGCCTGGACCCCGGATTCAGAGGGCGAGGAGTCCaga CCTGTTCACACCCCTCTCTCGCCCTCCTTCACCTCTGAGCCTCCCGCGGCCCCGTTCTGCTCCTGTGCGCCGACCCCCTCTCTCCTCAGGAGACGCAGAACCCCTTGCCCGTCCCCATACCCCCTTGAGTCGCATCGATGTCCGGCCTCCCCTGGATTGGGGGCCCCAGCGTCGGACCCTCTCCCGGCCCCCCACTCCCCGCCGAGGACCCCCTTCTGAGGCTGGGGCAGGCAGGCGCCCCAGGAGCCCCCAGCACTGGAGTCAGGAGCCCAGAACACAGGTCAACAGAGAG GTCCCCTCTGGCTCCTCCACATATCTCCAGCTCCCCCCAAGGCCCCTTGGAACCCGGGCCTCCATGGTTTCATTG CCGGGGCCCCCCCTGGACTCAGCCTTCCACCAAAGCTTGGAGACGGAT ACTCTGTTGACCAAGTTGTGTGGGCAGGACCGGCtcctaagaagacttcaggaggagATAGaccagaggcaggaggagaag GAGCAGCTAGAAGCTGCTCTGGAGCTGACCCGGCAGCAGTTAAGCCAAGCAACCAGGGAGGCTGGGGCTCCTGGGAGGGCCTGGGGGCGCCAGCGCCTCCTGCAGGACCGCCTGGTTAGCGTGAGGGCCACTCTTTGTCACTTGGCTCAG GAGCGGGAGCGGGTTCGGGACACGTACAGCGGCCTGGAGCAGGAGCTGGGCACCTTGCGAGAGACTCTGGAGTACCTGCTGCACCTTGGCTCTCCCCAG GACAGAACATCTGCTCAACAGCAGCTGTGGATGGTGGAAGACACACTGGCAGGTCTGGGGGGGCCCCAGAAACCACCCCCCCACACTGAGCCTGGCTCCCCATCCTCTATGCTCCAAGGCGAGGAATCTTCAGAGAGAGAG AGTCTGCCTGAGTCCTTGGAGCTGAGCTCTCCCCGGTTCCCTGAGTCTGACTGGGGGCGGCCCCCTGGGGGTGACAGAGAGCTCGCCAGTCCCTCCTCGG GTGTCGGGTCTCCAAGGGTCTCCCGGGCTTCTAGTCCTGAGGGTCACCGCCCCTCTTCCCCACAGCTGGGAACCAAG CCTGCCGTAGACTCCTTGGGACACTCGGGAGCCCCGAAATGGCTCAGAAGCTCCGGGTCCTGGAGTAG CCCGAGGAACACCAGGCCTTACTTGCCGACATCCGACGGTCACCGGGAGAGGGTCCTCAGCCTCTCCCAGGCCCTGGCCACTGAGGCGTCGCAGTGGCACAGAATGATGacag GTGGAAATTTGGACGCCCGGGGAGATCCTCTTTCCCCTGCGCCTCCGCCTCCGTCAGACCCCACACCCCGGGTTACCTTTCCCCCAAGATCTCCTCCCGTGGCTAATTCCCGCACCGCGATGCCCTCAAGCCCGGGTAGCGGGCGTAGCGTGGGCCCCGCCCCTTGGGAGTCCACGTGGCAGTCTGGTATTGCCCCTCCCGCCCTGACCTCGGCCGAGGGGGCGTGGCCTCTGAGAGTCACTCTGCTGCAGTCCAGCTTCTGA
- the PLEKHA4 gene encoding pleckstrin homology domain-containing family A member 4 isoform X3, with protein sequence MEEGRPRSSLSLASSASTISSLSSLSTKKSTRAVSKVHTFGKRDNALRRDPNLPVHIRGWLHKQDSAGLRLWKRRWFVLSGHCLFYYKDSREESVLGSVLLPSYSIRPDGPGTPRGRRFTFTAEHPGMRTYVLAADTLEDLRGWLRALGRASRAEGDDFGRPRSPARPQPGEGPGGPGGPPEMSRREEGRSPESPEVARLSGRRGGSRLLTPSPTADFQPGPRIQRARSPDLFTPLSRPPSPLSLPRPRSAPVRRPPLSSGDAEPLARPHTPLSRIDVRPPLDWGPQRRTLSRPPTPRRGPPSEAGAGRRPRSPQHWSQEPRTQVNREPGPPLDSAFHQSLETDTLLTKLCGQDRLLRRLQEEIDQRQEEKEQLEAALELTRQQLSQATREAGAPGRAWGRQRLLQDRLVSVRATLCHLAQERERVRDTYSGLEQELGTLRETLEYLLHLGSPQDRTSAQQQLWMVEDTLAGLGGPQKPPPHTEPGSPSSMLQGEESSERESLPESLELSSPRFPESDWGRPPGGDRELASPSSGVGSPRVSRASSPEGHRPSSPQLGTKAPLPRPRMSAQEQLERMRRHQEGGRSLPHSTTPRLLTLGRTLSPARRQPDLEQRFFQRHVFGTTTPRRTRAALRSSLYWLIAHTLPTPAVPPTFLRSSPRNTRPYLPTSDGHRERVLSLSQALATEASQWHRMMTGGNLDARGDPLSPAPPPPSDPTPRVTFPPRSPPVANSRTAMPSSPGSGRSVGPAPWESTWQSGIAPPALTSAEGAWPLRVTLLQSSF encoded by the exons ATGGAGGAGGGCAGACCCCGGAGCAGCCTCAGCCTGGCCAGCAGTGCCTCCACCATCTCCTCACTCAGCAGCCTGAGTACCAAG aAGTCCACCCGGGCAGTCAGCAAGGTCCACACTTTCGGGAAGAGGGACAATGCTCTCCGAAGGGATCCCAACCTCCCCGTGCACATCCGAGGCTGGCTTCATAAGCAG GACAGCGCCGGACTCCGGCTCTGGAAACGCCGCTGGTTCGTCCTCTCTGGCCATTGCCTCTTCTATTACAAGG ACAGCCGAGAGGAGAGTGTCCTGGGCAGCGTCCTACTCCCCAGCTACAGTATCAGGCCAGATGGGCCGGGAACCCCCCGAGGGCGGCGCTTCACCTTCACC GCGGAGCACCCGGGCATGAGAACTTACGTCCTGGCGGCTGACACACTAGAGGACCTGCGAGGCTGGCTCCGGGCGCTGGGCCGCGCCTCCCGCGCAGAGGGTGATGATTT TGGGCGGCCCAGGTCACCCGCACGTCCCCAGCCTGGGGAGGGCCCTGGCGGCCCCGGCGGTCCCCCGGAGATGAGCAGAAGGGAAGAGGGACGCAGTCCAGAATCCCCGGAGGTGGCGCGGCTCTCTGGAAGGCGAGGCGGATCCAGGCTGCTCACTCCAAGCCCCACAGCAGACTTCCAGCCTGGACCCCGGATTCAGAGGGCGAGGAGTCCaga CCTGTTCACACCCCTCTCTCGCCCTCCTTCACCTCTGAGCCTCCCGCGGCCCCGTTCTGCTCCTGTGCGCCGACCCCCTCTCTCCTCAGGAGACGCAGAACCCCTTGCCCGTCCCCATACCCCCTTGAGTCGCATCGATGTCCGGCCTCCCCTGGATTGGGGGCCCCAGCGTCGGACCCTCTCCCGGCCCCCCACTCCCCGCCGAGGACCCCCTTCTGAGGCTGGGGCAGGCAGGCGCCCCAGGAGCCCCCAGCACTGGAGTCAGGAGCCCAGAACACAGGTCAACAGAGAG CCGGGGCCCCCCCTGGACTCAGCCTTCCACCAAAGCTTGGAGACGGAT ACTCTGTTGACCAAGTTGTGTGGGCAGGACCGGCtcctaagaagacttcaggaggagATAGaccagaggcaggaggagaag GAGCAGCTAGAAGCTGCTCTGGAGCTGACCCGGCAGCAGTTAAGCCAAGCAACCAGGGAGGCTGGGGCTCCTGGGAGGGCCTGGGGGCGCCAGCGCCTCCTGCAGGACCGCCTGGTTAGCGTGAGGGCCACTCTTTGTCACTTGGCTCAG GAGCGGGAGCGGGTTCGGGACACGTACAGCGGCCTGGAGCAGGAGCTGGGCACCTTGCGAGAGACTCTGGAGTACCTGCTGCACCTTGGCTCTCCCCAG GACAGAACATCTGCTCAACAGCAGCTGTGGATGGTGGAAGACACACTGGCAGGTCTGGGGGGGCCCCAGAAACCACCCCCCCACACTGAGCCTGGCTCCCCATCCTCTATGCTCCAAGGCGAGGAATCTTCAGAGAGAGAG AGTCTGCCTGAGTCCTTGGAGCTGAGCTCTCCCCGGTTCCCTGAGTCTGACTGGGGGCGGCCCCCTGGGGGTGACAGAGAGCTCGCCAGTCCCTCCTCGG GTGTCGGGTCTCCAAGGGTCTCCCGGGCTTCTAGTCCTGAGGGTCACCGCCCCTCTTCCCCACAGCTGGGAACCAAG GCCCCCCTGCCCCGGCCCCGGATGAGTGCCCAGGAGCAGTTGGAGCGCATGCGCAGACACCAGGAGGGTGGACGGTCCCTCCCTCACTCCACCACTCCCAGGCTTCTTACTCTGGGGAGGACACTGTCCCCAGCCAGACGCCAGCCTGACCTAGAGCAACGG TTTTTTCAGAGACACGTGTTTGGGACTACGACTCCCAGAAGGACTCGCGCCGCACTGCGGTCCTCACTATACTGGCTAATTGCACATACTCTCCCCACCCCCGCCGTCCCCCCAACTTTCCTTCGGTCTAGCCCGAGGAACACCAGGCCTTACTTGCCGACATCCGACGGTCACCGGGAGAGGGTCCTCAGCCTCTCCCAGGCCCTGGCCACTGAGGCGTCGCAGTGGCACAGAATGATGacag GTGGAAATTTGGACGCCCGGGGAGATCCTCTTTCCCCTGCGCCTCCGCCTCCGTCAGACCCCACACCCCGGGTTACCTTTCCCCCAAGATCTCCTCCCGTGGCTAATTCCCGCACCGCGATGCCCTCAAGCCCGGGTAGCGGGCGTAGCGTGGGCCCCGCCCCTTGGGAGTCCACGTGGCAGTCTGGTATTGCCCCTCCCGCCCTGACCTCGGCCGAGGGGGCGTGGCCTCTGAGAGTCACTCTGCTGCAGTCCAGCTTCTGA